In a genomic window of Thermodesulfobacteriota bacterium:
- a CDS encoding RNA polymerase sigma factor RpoD/SigA: MKSIERDMESMHYGDYEEAETDFPVTGEEETAEGAEYAYEDESQEPGYRAGDPGGYRPRSKKEADKARPGRYEEEKVLQVYFRDLLTEPLLTRADEQELGAAIKECEKKVKEIQKQVELLTSPRRKKKTGENVDTLGAEMKEYSEKAHELKARFIKSNLRLVVSIAKKHLGRGLPLTDLVQEGNLGLMRAVEKFDHTKGFKFSTYAAWWIQQSLSRAIAEKTKTIKVPVYVMEQSGKVFRAKYALIEETGKSPLPHEIAEKADLSVDIVKAVLDGSDGTLSLDRPISGDAGRSYMDLLPDSETYGQETSHAEKEMKDLLEETLSVLTDKEAEIIRMRYGLDTDKVYTLDEIGGKFGVTRERIRQIEKAALKKMAESANGDALKSCLS, encoded by the coding sequence ATGAAATCCATAGAAAGAGACATGGAAAGCATGCATTACGGCGACTACGAGGAAGCCGAAACCGATTTCCCCGTCACCGGGGAAGAGGAAACGGCCGAGGGGGCGGAATACGCCTACGAGGACGAATCCCAAGAGCCGGGCTACAGGGCCGGTGACCCCGGCGGGTACCGCCCGCGCAGCAAGAAGGAGGCCGACAAGGCAAGGCCCGGACGCTACGAAGAAGAGAAGGTGCTCCAGGTTTACTTCAGGGACCTTCTGACCGAGCCGCTCCTTACGCGGGCCGACGAGCAGGAGCTCGGGGCCGCCATAAAGGAATGCGAGAAGAAAGTAAAGGAGATCCAGAAGCAGGTCGAGCTTCTGACCAGCCCGCGGAGAAAAAAGAAGACCGGAGAGAACGTCGATACGCTCGGCGCCGAGATGAAGGAATATTCCGAGAAGGCGCACGAGCTCAAGGCCCGCTTCATAAAATCGAACCTGAGGCTGGTCGTGAGCATAGCCAAGAAGCACCTCGGGCGAGGGCTCCCGCTTACGGACCTCGTCCAGGAGGGGAACCTCGGGCTCATGAGGGCCGTCGAAAAGTTCGACCATACGAAGGGATTCAAGTTCTCGACCTACGCCGCGTGGTGGATACAGCAGTCGCTCTCCCGCGCGATAGCCGAGAAAACGAAAACGATCAAGGTGCCCGTCTACGTCATGGAGCAGTCGGGGAAGGTATTCAGGGCGAAGTACGCCCTGATAGAGGAAACGGGCAAGAGCCCGCTCCCGCACGAGATAGCCGAAAAGGCCGATCTCTCGGTGGACATAGTAAAGGCCGTTCTCGACGGCTCGGACGGAACGCTGTCGCTCGACAGGCCGATAAGCGGCGACGCCGGGAGGAGCTACATGGACCTTCTTCCCGACAGCGAGACATACGGCCAGGAGACGTCCCACGCCGAGAAGGAGATGAAGGACCTTCTCGAAGAGACGCTGTCCGTCCTCACGGACAAAGAGGCCGAGATCATAAGGATGAGATACGGGCTCGATACGGACAAGGTATACACGCTCGACGAGATAGGCGGGAAGTTCGGCGTCACGAGGGAGCGGATAAGGCAGATAGAAAAGGCCGCTCTCAAGAAGATGGCGGAATCCGCCAACGGCGACGCGCTCAAGAGCTGCCTGTCGTAA